A DNA window from Anaerocolumna sp. AGMB13020 contains the following coding sequences:
- the proB gene encoding glutamate 5-kinase, whose protein sequence is MSLRELLKDKKRIVIKIGSSSLTHEETGRINLSKMEKLVRILTDIRNQGKDVILVSSGAIAVGKETLGLQKRPTEKVEKQACAAVGQARLMMVYQKLFAEYNQIPAQILMTKYTMINDISRANAFNTFEELFRKGVIPIVNENDTVSTDELEFGDNDTLSAIVSALIQADLLILLSDIDGLYTDDPKKNPQAEFIDYVEHIDTNLDNMAKDSSSLVGTGGMATKISAAKIATASGADMVIANGEDVSVISAIVSGENKGTFFKAHKDEKFILLDYISTKQYSK, encoded by the coding sequence GTGTCTTTAAGAGAACTGTTAAAGGATAAGAAAAGAATTGTTATTAAGATAGGATCATCTTCATTGACCCATGAAGAAACAGGACGTATCAATCTCTCTAAAATGGAGAAATTAGTACGTATACTGACAGATATCAGAAATCAGGGAAAAGATGTGATATTAGTATCCTCCGGAGCTATTGCTGTAGGAAAGGAAACGTTAGGCCTGCAAAAGAGACCAACTGAGAAAGTAGAGAAGCAGGCCTGTGCTGCAGTGGGACAGGCAAGACTGATGATGGTATATCAGAAGTTGTTTGCTGAATACAACCAGATTCCGGCACAAATATTAATGACCAAATATACAATGATTAATGATATCAGCAGAGCAAATGCTTTTAATACCTTTGAGGAATTGTTCCGAAAAGGTGTTATTCCAATTGTTAATGAAAATGATACTGTTTCTACCGATGAGCTTGAATTTGGTGATAATGATACTCTTTCCGCAATCGTTAGTGCGCTGATACAAGCTGACCTCTTAATACTGTTGTCTGATATAGACGGACTCTATACGGATGATCCGAAGAAAAATCCCCAGGCTGAGTTTATAGATTATGTCGAGCATATCGACACGAATCTGGATAATATGGCGAAGGATTCCTCTTCCTTAGTAGGAACAGGCGGAATGGCTACAAAGATCAGTGCTGCGAAGATTGCTACGGCTTCCGGTGCAGACATGGTAATAGCCAATGGTGAGGATGTCAGTGTAATCAGTGCTATTGTAAGCGGGGAGAATAAAGGTACCTTCTTTAAGGCTCATAAAGATGAAAAGTTCATATTATTGGACTATATCAGCACAAAACAATACTCAAAATAA
- a CDS encoding DUF896 domain-containing protein: protein MEDLKLTRINELYKKSQEAGLTAEEKEEQVKLRGEYIQSVRNNLRGTLNQISILNPDGTVTELSKKDKH from the coding sequence ATGGAAGATTTAAAATTGACAAGAATAAATGAATTATACAAAAAATCTCAGGAAGCAGGACTTACGGCGGAAGAAAAAGAAGAGCAGGTGAAGCTTCGCGGTGAATATATCCAATCTGTGAGAAATAATCTAAGGGGTACGCTTAATCAGATAAGTATCTTAAATCCTGACGGGACGGTAACTGAACTATCAAAAAAGGATAAACATTAA
- a CDS encoding 5-formyltetrahydrofolate cyclo-ligase — translation MKKEEIRQEIREQKASLSKEVIDLQSSIIREQFLALREYKECSQLILYAAFNQEVNTLPLIRQALLDGKKVALPRVMKETIEFYYINSISDLEESAFGIPEPEPVDILQLEKNFNLILVPGLAFDKQGNRIGYGKSFYDRYFISHEESFLKICFAYGFQVYEEIPFEAHDVKIDILITKDGVLRI, via the coding sequence ATGAAGAAAGAAGAGATAAGGCAGGAAATCAGAGAGCAGAAAGCATCCCTCTCCAAGGAGGTAATTGACCTGCAGAGCAGTATAATCAGAGAACAATTTCTGGCGTTAAGAGAATATAAGGAGTGCAGCCAGTTAATACTCTATGCAGCATTTAACCAGGAGGTCAATACACTGCCTTTGATCAGACAGGCACTCCTTGACGGTAAAAAAGTAGCACTCCCGAGAGTCATGAAGGAAACGATTGAATTTTATTATATCAACTCTATTTCCGATCTGGAAGAAAGCGCTTTTGGAATTCCGGAACCGGAGCCTGTTGATATACTTCAATTAGAAAAGAACTTTAATTTAATATTAGTACCGGGTCTGGCCTTTGACAAACAAGGAAATCGTATCGGGTATGGAAAAAGTTTTTATGACAGGTATTTTATATCCCACGAGGAATCTTTTCTAAAAATTTGCTTTGCCTATGGATTTCAAGTGTATGAGGAGATACCTTTTGAAGCACATGATGTTAAAATAGATATTCTCATAACCAAAGACGGCGTATTAAGAATATAA
- a CDS encoding glutamate-5-semialdehyde dehydrogenase, producing MELVEIGKKAKKAATRLNTLSQEKKIEGLKAAAQALKSHRDKILNANISDVDKAKENGMTDALIDRLRLTEARIEAMAEGLIDIAALEDPVGEVLSMKERPNGLLIGQKRVPMGVIGIIYESRPNVTADAFALCFKTSNAVILRGGSDAIHSNTAIVDVIREALAHTGITEDAIQLVWDTSRETAKQLMCMNKYVDLLIPRGGTGLIKTVVENSTIPVIETGTGNCHVFVDETADFEMALNIIHNAKTQRLGVCNACESLVVHSSIKDTFLPVLYEMLQKNQVIIRGDEISREICPKIEAATEEDYATEYLDRIISLKVVDSIEEAIEHINQYNTGHSEAIITKDYNNSMKFLNEIDAAAVYVNASTRFTDGAEFGFGAEIGISTQKLHARGPMGLLALTSTKYIIFGSGQIRP from the coding sequence ATGGAGTTGGTAGAGATAGGAAAAAAGGCAAAAAAAGCGGCGACCCGTCTAAATACTCTCAGTCAGGAAAAGAAAATAGAGGGTCTGAAAGCAGCAGCCCAGGCATTAAAAAGTCATAGGGATAAAATACTAAATGCTAATATCTCAGACGTAGATAAGGCCAAAGAAAATGGTATGACGGATGCACTCATTGACAGACTGCGGTTAACGGAAGCCAGAATTGAAGCGATGGCGGAGGGGCTTATTGATATTGCAGCCTTAGAGGATCCTGTTGGTGAAGTTTTATCCATGAAAGAAAGACCAAACGGACTCTTGATTGGGCAGAAGAGAGTCCCAATGGGGGTTATCGGTATCATTTATGAATCCAGACCAAATGTTACAGCAGATGCTTTCGCTTTATGCTTTAAAACTAGTAATGCAGTAATATTAAGAGGCGGAAGCGATGCAATTCATTCCAATACTGCTATAGTAGATGTTATTCGAGAAGCACTTGCCCATACAGGTATAACAGAAGATGCCATACAGTTGGTTTGGGATACCAGCAGAGAAACTGCGAAACAGTTAATGTGCATGAATAAGTATGTTGATCTCTTAATACCCAGAGGCGGTACGGGGCTTATCAAAACAGTAGTAGAGAACAGTACCATTCCGGTAATTGAGACAGGAACCGGTAACTGCCATGTATTTGTGGATGAAACAGCCGACTTTGAAATGGCATTAAATATAATACACAATGCCAAAACCCAGCGTCTGGGGGTCTGTAATGCCTGTGAGTCACTGGTTGTGCACAGCAGTATAAAAGATACCTTTCTCCCGGTTTTATATGAAATGCTGCAAAAGAATCAGGTGATTATCAGAGGGGATGAAATCTCCAGAGAGATTTGTCCCAAGATAGAAGCAGCAACGGAAGAAGATTATGCTACCGAATACCTGGACAGAATCATTTCATTAAAAGTCGTGGATTCCATTGAAGAAGCCATAGAACATATTAATCAATATAATACTGGGCATTCAGAAGCAATTATTACAAAGGATTATAACAATTCCATGAAATTTCTGAACGAGATAGATGCAGCAGCAGTTTATGTTAATGCGTCAACCCGTTTTACCGATGGTGCAGAATTTGGGTTTGGAGCAGAAATCGGAATCAGTACTCAAAAACTCCACGCCAGAGGACCTATGGGGCTTCTTGCTTTAACCTCTACGAAATATATTATTTTCGGCAGCGGACAAATAAGGCCCTGA
- the miaB gene encoding tRNA (N6-isopentenyl adenosine(37)-C2)-methylthiotransferase MiaB, giving the protein MSSVLMDLDEFDLNSKEPITEPERQYYFMAKCREWVRNKEKEINRPLTFSVVTFGCQMNAKDSEKLAGILEQIGYHQIEGEEADFVVYNTCTVRENANTRVYGRLGYLNSLKRKNPNMMIALCGCMMQEDAVVDKIKKSYRFVDMIFGTHNIFKMAELMHTRIHSKTMIIDIWKDTNLIVEDLPSERKYKFKAGVNIMYGCNNFCSYCIVPYVRGRERSRNPEDIVKEVKELVADGVIEIMLLGQNVNSYGKSLEEKTTFAGLLKLLEEIEGLERIRFMTSHPKDLSDDLIEVMKNSKKICKHLHLPVQAGSTNVLKKMNRSYTKEDYLSLVDRIKTAMPDISLTTDIIIGFPGETEEDFLETLEVVEKVRYDSAYTFLYSKRSGTPASVMENQVEELVAKDRFDRLLKVVQKISSEMTARVAGNVEEVLVEEINGQDPSLMTGRLSNNILVHFKGSEEQIGKIVKVKLAECKGFYYMGELCN; this is encoded by the coding sequence ATGAGCAGTGTACTTATGGATCTTGATGAATTTGATTTAAATAGCAAAGAACCTATAACCGAGCCGGAGCGCCAATATTATTTTATGGCAAAATGCAGGGAATGGGTAAGAAATAAAGAAAAAGAAATTAATCGTCCCTTAACCTTTTCGGTAGTTACCTTCGGGTGTCAGATGAATGCCAAGGACTCCGAGAAACTGGCAGGAATCCTGGAGCAGATAGGTTATCATCAGATAGAAGGAGAAGAGGCCGATTTTGTTGTTTACAATACCTGTACAGTAAGAGAGAATGCCAATACCCGTGTTTATGGAAGACTTGGATATTTGAACAGCTTAAAGAGAAAGAATCCCAATATGATGATTGCCCTGTGCGGTTGTATGATGCAGGAGGATGCAGTTGTAGATAAGATCAAGAAGAGCTACCGATTCGTAGATATGATCTTCGGAACGCATAATATCTTTAAGATGGCAGAACTTATGCATACCAGAATACACAGTAAGACCATGATAATCGATATCTGGAAGGATACCAATCTCATTGTGGAGGATCTGCCCAGCGAGAGAAAATACAAATTTAAAGCTGGTGTAAATATTATGTATGGCTGCAACAATTTTTGCAGTTATTGTATTGTTCCTTATGTAAGAGGCAGGGAGAGAAGCAGAAATCCCGAGGATATTGTAAAGGAAGTAAAAGAACTGGTAGCTGACGGCGTAATAGAAATTATGCTGCTTGGTCAGAATGTTAATTCCTATGGAAAAAGCCTTGAGGAGAAGACTACCTTTGCCGGTCTGCTTAAACTCTTGGAGGAAATAGAAGGACTTGAGAGAATAAGATTTATGACCTCTCATCCAAAGGACTTATCCGATGATTTGATTGAAGTAATGAAGAATTCAAAGAAGATATGTAAGCATCTTCATTTACCGGTTCAGGCTGGCAGTACCAATGTGTTAAAGAAGATGAACAGAAGTTATACCAAAGAAGATTACCTGAGCTTGGTTGACCGGATTAAGACCGCTATGCCTGATATTTCCCTGACTACAGACATTATTATTGGCTTCCCGGGTGAGACGGAGGAGGATTTCTTAGAGACCCTGGAGGTTGTGGAAAAAGTGCGTTATGACAGTGCGTACACCTTTCTTTATTCCAAACGTTCCGGTACTCCCGCTTCGGTAATGGAGAATCAGGTAGAAGAATTGGTTGCCAAGGATCGTTTTGACAGATTGCTAAAGGTGGTTCAGAAGATTTCCTCCGAAATGACAGCAAGAGTAGCAGGAAATGTGGAAGAAGTACTGGTAGAAGAGATAAATGGGCAGGATCCTTCTCTTATGACTGGAAGGCTCAGCAATAATATTCTTGTACATTTTAAAGGATCTGAGGAACAGATCGGTAAAATAGTTAAGGTTAAGCTGGCTGAATGCAAAGGATTTTATTATATGGGAGAACTATGTAATTGA
- the rny gene encoding ribonuclease Y: MPVWVIITIIATSAIVVPLVWKLAISYHVKVVEAKIGTAEEKAREIIDEALKTAETKKREALLEAKEESLKTKNELEKETKERRAEVQRYEKRVLSKEETLDRKIEALEKKESRLSAKEAELDKIKAEAEELHARQLQELEKISGLTSEQAKEYLLKTVEDEVKHETAMLVKELESKAKEEADKKAKDYVVTAIQKCAADHVAETTISVVQLPNDEMKGRIIGREGRNIRTLETLTGVDLIIDDTPEAVILSGFDPIRREVARIALEKLIVDGRIHPARIEEMVEKAQKEVEVMIREEGEAATLEVGVHGIHPELVRLLGKMKFRTSYGQNALKHSIEVAQLSGLLAGEIGVDIRMAKRAGLLHDIGKSVDHEMEGSHIQIGVDLCRKYKESAIVINAVESHHGDVEPESLIACIVQAADTISAARPGARRETLETYTNRLKQLEDISNSFKGVDKSFAIQAGREVRIMVVPDQISDADMILLARDISKQIESELEYPGQIKVNVIRESRVTDYAK; encoded by the coding sequence ATACCAGTTTGGGTAATAATAACTATTATTGCAACCTCGGCCATCGTTGTTCCTCTTGTCTGGAAACTTGCTATTTCCTACCATGTTAAGGTTGTAGAAGCCAAGATAGGTACTGCAGAAGAAAAAGCAAGGGAAATCATAGATGAAGCTTTAAAAACAGCTGAAACTAAGAAAAGAGAAGCCTTACTTGAAGCAAAGGAAGAGTCTTTAAAGACTAAGAATGAGTTAGAGAAGGAAACGAAGGAAAGACGAGCAGAAGTTCAACGTTATGAAAAAAGGGTTCTGTCCAAGGAAGAAACCTTAGACAGGAAAATCGAAGCACTCGAGAAGAAAGAATCCAGACTCTCTGCAAAAGAGGCTGAACTTGACAAAATCAAGGCAGAAGCTGAAGAGCTTCATGCAAGACAGCTGCAGGAATTGGAGAAGATTTCAGGACTTACCTCCGAACAAGCGAAAGAATATCTTTTAAAGACAGTTGAAGACGAAGTTAAGCATGAAACTGCAATGTTAGTTAAGGAACTTGAAAGCAAAGCAAAAGAAGAAGCAGACAAAAAAGCAAAGGATTATGTTGTTACTGCAATACAGAAATGCGCAGCAGATCATGTGGCAGAAACTACCATATCCGTTGTACAGCTTCCAAATGATGAGATGAAAGGAAGAATTATCGGAAGGGAAGGAAGGAACATTCGTACCCTTGAGACCCTTACAGGTGTTGATCTTATAATTGATGATACTCCTGAAGCCGTAATTCTATCCGGATTTGACCCTATCAGAAGAGAAGTGGCAAGAATTGCCCTTGAAAAGCTGATTGTGGACGGACGAATCCATCCTGCAAGAATTGAAGAGATGGTGGAAAAGGCTCAAAAAGAAGTTGAAGTCATGATTCGAGAAGAAGGTGAAGCAGCAACTCTTGAAGTTGGTGTTCATGGAATTCATCCTGAGCTTGTCAGACTTCTCGGTAAGATGAAGTTTAGAACAAGTTATGGACAAAATGCTTTAAAACATTCTATAGAAGTTGCCCAATTATCCGGATTACTTGCCGGTGAGATAGGCGTTGATATCAGAATGGCAAAGAGAGCCGGATTACTGCATGATATTGGTAAATCTGTTGACCATGAAATGGAAGGCTCACATATTCAAATCGGTGTTGATTTGTGCAGAAAGTATAAGGAATCTGCAATTGTAATTAATGCAGTAGAATCCCATCACGGCGATGTGGAACCTGAATCATTGATTGCGTGCATCGTACAGGCTGCGGACACCATTTCGGCTGCGAGACCAGGTGCCAGAAGAGAAACATTAGAAACATACACAAACAGATTGAAACAATTAGAAGATATCTCCAATAGCTTTAAGGGAGTAGATAAGTCATTTGCGATACAAGCAGGCAGAGAAGTACGTATTATGGTAGTGCCAGATCAGATATCTGATGCAGACATGATATTACTTGCCCGTGACATATCAAAGCAAATTGAGTCTGAGCTGGAGTATCCGGGTCAGATTAAGGTTAATGTAATCAGGGAATCACGAGTGACAGATTACGCAAAATAA
- the proC gene encoding pyrroline-5-carboxylate reductase encodes MDKIGFIGVGNMGLPMLMGAVKVFGKESLLFNCVRAERKEFINQKTGVNFANNNKELVQSCKYIVLAVKPQFFHEVYADIKDSLTTEHILISAAAGITIAAMKEALGVSVRVVRSMPNTPALVGEGMTAVCYSKDEYTKVEKELLHRFFEAFGKYEEFEEGYINALICASGSSPAYVYMFIEALADSAVKYGIPREKAYKLTAQAVLGAAKMVLETGEHPGKLKDQVCSPGGTTIAAVAALEESGFRNAVMKATDACYEKAVSLSK; translated from the coding sequence ATGGATAAAATCGGATTTATAGGTGTCGGTAATATGGGATTACCAATGCTTATGGGAGCTGTAAAGGTGTTTGGAAAGGAATCTCTTTTGTTTAATTGTGTGAGAGCTGAAAGAAAAGAATTCATAAATCAAAAGACCGGAGTTAATTTTGCAAATAACAACAAGGAGTTGGTCCAGTCCTGTAAATATATTGTATTAGCGGTTAAACCTCAGTTTTTTCATGAGGTATATGCTGATATAAAGGATAGTCTGACAACGGAGCATATCTTGATTTCTGCAGCGGCAGGTATTACGATTGCTGCTATGAAAGAGGCACTTGGTGTTTCAGTCAGAGTTGTTCGCTCTATGCCAAATACTCCCGCCCTTGTAGGAGAAGGAATGACAGCAGTCTGCTATTCCAAAGATGAGTACACTAAGGTTGAGAAAGAACTGCTTCACAGGTTCTTTGAAGCTTTTGGTAAATACGAGGAGTTTGAGGAAGGTTATATAAATGCTTTAATCTGTGCCAGCGGCAGTTCACCGGCATACGTTTATATGTTTATTGAAGCGTTGGCAGACAGCGCAGTAAAGTATGGGATTCCAAGAGAGAAGGCATACAAGCTGACCGCTCAGGCAGTACTGGGAGCAGCAAAGATGGTATTGGAAACAGGAGAGCATCCCGGAAAATTAAAGGATCAGGTGTGTTCTCCAGGTGGAACCACAATAGCTGCCGTAGCAGCTCTGGAAGAATCCGGATTTCGCAATGCGGTAATGAAAGCCACGGATGCCTGCTACGAAAAGGCGGTATCTCTTAGTAAATAA
- a CDS encoding NUDIX hydrolase: MDNEYKRLKRTPVHKGHIIDVYTDTMGLPSGKTADWDFISHKGAAAIVPVTEDGKIIMVRQYRNAVEKYTLEIPAGGLNPGEDMKTCAGRELEEETGYRTDRIEHLFDLYTTVAFCNEKIGIYYTEHLIPSKQNPDEDEFVSVESYTVEELVNFIFTGQIEDAKTIAAILAYKTKRNK; encoded by the coding sequence ATGGATAACGAATATAAGCGTTTAAAAAGAACACCAGTCCACAAAGGTCATATCATTGATGTCTATACAGACACTATGGGACTGCCAAGCGGAAAGACAGCTGATTGGGATTTTATCAGTCATAAGGGGGCGGCTGCTATTGTCCCGGTTACGGAGGATGGCAAGATTATTATGGTCAGACAATACAGAAATGCAGTGGAAAAATATACCCTTGAGATACCTGCTGGAGGCCTGAATCCCGGAGAAGATATGAAAACCTGTGCCGGAAGAGAATTAGAGGAGGAGACAGGTTACAGAACAGATCGGATTGAGCATTTATTTGATCTTTATACAACGGTTGCTTTCTGTAATGAAAAAATAGGCATCTATTATACAGAGCATTTAATTCCTTCGAAGCAGAACCCTGATGAAGATGAATTCGTATCAGTGGAAAGCTATACGGTAGAGGAGCTGGTTAATTTTATTTTTACAGGGCAGATTGAAGATGCGAAAACGATTGCAGCCATTTTGGCTTATAAAACCAAACGAAATAAATAA
- a CDS encoding stage II sporulation protein M — MDFVKQQLRRLGEVKAGLLLMAMGAVLGIVFARVFKSFYQGNINILDKDYLYQIRTASIDYKLLLKYVYWDLFKNFILFWMVCVTSLGIPFICLCLVYLGFQGSFFISVILMKYHFKGLLLIFGYTFPQYLIYIPVALISIRCAYWLCKSLRYDMTSKKGKREKIGKYMFLVILLGMVLALGGLSEAYIGSYIIRKILYFF, encoded by the coding sequence ATGGATTTTGTGAAGCAGCAATTGCGCAGACTGGGAGAAGTAAAGGCCGGTCTGCTGTTAATGGCAATGGGAGCTGTTCTCGGTATCGTATTCGCCAGAGTATTTAAGAGCTTCTATCAGGGGAATATAAATATATTGGATAAAGATTATTTGTATCAGATAAGGACAGCCTCCATCGATTATAAGTTATTATTGAAATATGTATACTGGGATCTTTTTAAGAATTTTATACTCTTTTGGATGGTATGTGTAACCTCCCTTGGTATTCCGTTTATTTGCCTATGCCTGGTTTATCTCGGATTTCAGGGTAGCTTTTTTATCTCGGTAATCCTTATGAAATATCATTTTAAGGGACTCTTATTGATCTTTGGTTACACTTTCCCTCAATATCTGATTTACATACCGGTTGCACTGATTTCCATTCGATGCGCATATTGGCTCTGCAAGAGTCTGCGATATGACATGACTAGTAAGAAAGGAAAAAGAGAAAAGATTGGAAAATATATGTTTCTGGTAATATTATTGGGGATGGTTCTGGCACTGGGAGGACTATCGGAGGCTTATATAGGCTCCTATATAATCAGAAAAATATTGTATTTCTTTTAA
- a CDS encoding BlaI/MecI/CopY family transcriptional regulator, producing the protein MKDIKKLPEAEFEIMKVIWMNEPPITTNIIMEQLGNTRGWKAPTIISLMLRLVDKGFLKTEKNGKERIYFPLITRDDYLKLETGNFMKNYHENSFLSLVNTLYDDKKVNDKDLEELMEWVKSRRK; encoded by the coding sequence ATGAAAGACATTAAGAAACTACCGGAGGCAGAATTTGAAATAATGAAAGTTATCTGGATGAATGAACCGCCTATTACTACGAATATAATTATGGAGCAGTTGGGGAATACCCGTGGATGGAAAGCGCCTACAATTATTTCTTTGATGCTTCGATTGGTAGATAAAGGTTTTCTTAAGACAGAAAAGAATGGAAAAGAGCGAATTTACTTTCCCTTAATCACCCGAGATGACTATCTTAAGCTGGAAACAGGAAACTTTATGAAAAACTATCATGAGAACTCTTTTCTTAGCCTTGTCAATACCCTTTATGATGATAAAAAAGTCAATGACAAGGACCTGGAGGAACTGATGGAGTGGGTTAAAAGCAGGAGGAAATAG
- a CDS encoding M56 family metallopeptidase: MERILELLVANSAAMSLLIICFLILTPRLLNRYHAKWIYYSWLFLVIGLVIPFRIHFQIMFERPSSEPIFIYNYYQGNDQDMYLREGKETESESLPSHQIIESVWLIGFISFILCQGRKHYRFTKLLRRWGEEDKASAEYKQLQKLSRDMGISKPVRLLISPCISSPMQIGFVKPVLVLPAMDLSDEELSLILRHELIHFIRKDLWYKGLVLIATAINWFNPLVYLMGKAIGEQCELSCDYEVVKGSDTEKKIRYCETIIGMMQGLSKAEPVFSANLSNGRKGIMKRIYSIMDGSEKKAGAVILGMALFGIILTGVDFNTTTVQTVIAVTTDITTEIIEAGEDEEIGVSSESSYYLDRQMK, from the coding sequence ATGGAGAGAATTTTGGAATTACTTGTGGCAAACTCTGCTGCCATGTCGTTGTTAATCATCTGCTTTCTTATCCTAACACCACGATTGCTGAACAGATATCATGCCAAATGGATCTATTATTCCTGGCTGTTTCTTGTAATCGGTTTAGTTATCCCCTTCCGTATACATTTTCAAATCATGTTTGAACGTCCCTCAAGTGAACCCATATTTATTTACAATTATTATCAGGGCAATGACCAGGATATGTATCTGAGGGAAGGAAAGGAGACTGAGAGTGAAAGCCTCCCCTCACATCAGATAATTGAAAGCGTATGGCTTATTGGATTCATAAGTTTTATCCTTTGCCAGGGACGAAAGCATTACCGATTCACAAAGCTGTTAAGGCGTTGGGGAGAAGAGGATAAGGCTTCTGCGGAATACAAGCAGTTGCAGAAGCTAAGCCGTGATATGGGAATATCAAAACCTGTCAGATTACTGATTAGCCCATGTATTTCAAGTCCAATGCAGATAGGCTTTGTAAAACCGGTTTTAGTACTTCCTGCTATGGATTTATCCGATGAAGAGCTTTCTCTGATATTGCGGCATGAGCTGATTCATTTTATAAGAAAGGATCTTTGGTATAAGGGCTTGGTGCTGATAGCAACAGCAATCAATTGGTTTAATCCTCTGGTATACCTTATGGGCAAAGCAATCGGAGAGCAATGCGAATTATCCTGTGATTATGAAGTGGTGAAAGGCTCTGATACCGAGAAAAAAATACGGTATTGTGAAACGATTATAGGAATGATGCAGGGGCTTTCCAAAGCAGAGCCAGTTTTTTCTGCCAATTTATCAAATGGTAGGAAGGGCATAATGAAAAGAATCTATTCTATTATGGATGGTAGCGAGAAGAAAGCAGGTGCCGTGATACTAGGTATGGCCTTATTCGGAATCATACTGACAGGAGTCGATTTTAACACAACAACGGTACAAACAGTAATTGCTGTAACCACTGATATAACCACTGAAATAATTGAGGCAGGGGAAGACGAAGAAATTGGTGTCAGCTCAGAAAGCAGTTATTATTTGGACAGGCAGATGAAATAA
- a CDS encoding ABC transporter ATP-binding protein — MDISINQINKIYPGGKKALNDVTIEMKSPNLIGLVGPNGAGKSTLMKLLVAELLPTSGNIAVNGVELLKNEKKLKASLGYLPQTFGLYDELTVYQFLDYMAALKGIKNSKEAIKEAIKETNLGEKSKSKIKTLSGGQRQRVGIAQAFLGNPDLLIFDEPTVGLDPEERINFRNLFSKKAEDKIVILSTHIIEDVQSICNRLIVLHEGRIRYDGTPEELILMAWEHVGILEEDKQAEQGDYHVTTRINTANGVRCRIVAKELPPEAKQTEPTLEDAYMYLITREDVDI; from the coding sequence ATGGATATCTCAATTAATCAGATCAATAAAATTTATCCGGGAGGGAAAAAGGCTCTTAATGATGTTACCATTGAGATGAAAAGTCCTAACTTAATCGGATTGGTTGGACCAAATGGTGCCGGTAAATCAACACTTATGAAACTGCTGGTAGCTGAATTGCTGCCTACTTCCGGTAATATAGCAGTGAATGGAGTGGAATTACTAAAAAATGAAAAAAAATTAAAAGCTTCATTGGGTTATCTGCCTCAGACCTTTGGTTTATATGATGAGCTGACAGTATATCAGTTTTTGGATTACATGGCTGCTTTAAAAGGAATTAAGAATAGTAAAGAAGCGATTAAGGAAGCAATAAAGGAAACGAATCTGGGGGAGAAAAGCAAATCCAAGATCAAAACGCTCTCAGGAGGACAAAGACAAAGAGTTGGTATCGCACAGGCATTCCTTGGCAATCCTGATTTGCTTATATTTGATGAACCTACCGTAGGGCTTGATCCCGAGGAAAGAATAAATTTCCGAAATCTGTTTTCAAAAAAAGCAGAGGATAAAATCGTAATATTATCTACCCATATTATTGAGGATGTACAATCTATCTGCAACCGGCTGATTGTATTACATGAAGGCAGAATACGATATGACGGTACACCGGAGGAGCTAATCTTAATGGCCTGGGAGCATGTAGGTATCCTGGAAGAGGATAAGCAAGCAGAACAGGGGGATTACCATGTAACAACCCGCATCAATACTGCAAATGGGGTGAGATGCCGTATCGTAGCCAAGGAATTACCTCCGGAGGCCAAGCAAACGGAGCCCACTTTAGAGGATG